Genomic DNA from bacterium:
CTCGCCGCCAAATAGGCCAAACCAATATGAGGAAACAGTTTTTTTCCAGGCCGGGTCCTTTTCATGCCTTGCGCAAATCCATCCGGATCAATCAATGCAATATCCCAACTCACAGAACTGAAATGGTCCTGCATCAGCAATACTCCTCAATAACGTCTTCAAACAAGGCCAGATGCTGCTCCGCAATACGTTCCCAGGAAAAGGCCTCTCGTAAATCACCGGCTGCTTTGGAAAACGCAGCAAGCACCTCAGGGTTTTGCAGATATTTTTCCAGCGCAGCCTTCAGGGTTGATATGTTTTTTGCCGGGACCAGCAGCATATTTTGTCCATCAATAAAAGGAACTTGCCCGGCCGCCTCCGGCAGGGTTGAAATGATCGACAAGGATTGCTCAAGGCAGGCCAATAGCGTACCCCGCTTCATTGAAATCCCATCGGTATACGGCAGCACCGCACAATCAGCAGCTGCCAGCATCCCGGCAACCTCGCGCGGGGCTTCCCATTTTGGCCGGACCATTATTTTATCCAGATCCAACTGTCGCATCAATGCCGAAATTTTCCGGTGGTAGGTGTTTTTTTCATCCAGCTGGGCCAAAAACAGCAAACGCAGTCCACAGTGATTTCCTGACAATTGAGAAACCGCATGTAACAGGGTCTCCACGCCTTTGGGTTCATTGACAAAGCCAAAAAACACCACAACAAAATGGCCCGCCTCAAATCCCAGCTGTTTCCGCTTCGCCGCGCGGTCAAAGGTCCCGGCCTGTCTTGGAATATTTGATCCAATGGGAATATGCTGCAGGTCTTCATTTCCCTGACCGCTTTTTTTCCGGAGCAATGCCAGGTCCTGCGGGTCCACCAAAATTGTCCGGTCGGCACCGGAGATCAAGCGGCGTGCGCGCCATTGACCAAACCAGTTAAAATAACGGTATTCATGCAGTGTGGTGATCACCGGAAGATCCGGAAATGTTTTTTTCAAAAATAGGGTGATCCGGTTGACTGCCATGAAACGGCCGTAAACTGCGGTCGGCCATTGCAACAGGACCAAATCCGGTTTTATGTCCGCAACGGTTTCTCCGATTTTGATCAAGGCCCCGCAGTCCCATTGATCAATGACCGGTATAACATCAACCACCGCCCCACCGCCGATTCTAAAATCAGCTCTGGCGCCGCGCGAGGTCAAGACATGTACCTTGACTGCCAAAGCAGCCAAATGCTCGCTGAGCCGCGAAGTATAATCCCCCACCCCGCACCGCATGGGCGGCCAAGTTCCTGAAATGATTAAAATCGAGCGTGGCATTGTATCCATTATACGTGATCGTCGCTTTGCAGTGTCTGCATAACTTCAGTATACACATGAATCAGCAGGGATGCAATCATCTCCCATTGGTGCGCCTGCACCCAGTTGGCGGCATTTTCCCGGAGCTTTTGACGCCGCACACTGTCTTGCAGCAACCCCTTCAGCTGCGTTGCAAGCGCAGCCGCGTTCCGGTTCGGGAAGGTTTCAAGCATCGCGGTATTCCGCGATAATTCCTGAAAGCATTCTATAT
This window encodes:
- a CDS encoding glycosyltransferase → MDTMPRSILIISGTWPPMRCGVGDYTSRLSEHLAALAVKVHVLTSRGARADFRIGGGAVVDVIPVIDQWDCGALIKIGETVADIKPDLVLLQWPTAVYGRFMAVNRITLFLKKTFPDLPVITTLHEYRYFNWFGQWRARRLISGADRTILVDPQDLALLRKKSGQGNEDLQHIPIGSNIPRQAGTFDRAAKRKQLGFEAGHFVVVFFGFVNEPKGVETLLHAVSQLSGNHCGLRLLFLAQLDEKNTYHRKISALMRQLDLDKIMVRPKWEAPREVAGMLAAADCAVLPYTDGISMKRGTLLACLEQSLSIISTLPEAAGQVPFIDGQNMLLVPAKNISTLKAALEKYLQNPEVLAAFSKAAGDLREAFSWERIAEQHLALFEDVIEEYC